In the genome of Microtus pennsylvanicus isolate mMicPen1 chromosome X, mMicPen1.hap1, whole genome shotgun sequence, the window CCAGTGAGACGCAAATGATGAGGGTGACCATTTGCCTCAAAGAAGGAGGCCAAGGCAAGTCCAGTGGCCTCACTGAGCTGGAAgatacaggcagacacacaacTGTCCATGGCAGGGAAAGTTTCTTCCATGTGCCCCCCTCTGTACTGTCCAGTGCTACCCGGACACTCAGCTCAAGCATGGAGAAGCAGGCTTCAGGAGAGCTGGAAGGCTCCCTGTCTAAGAAAAAGCAAAGTGTGGTTTGGGGCAAAGAAGGGAGCAGACACAGCATCCCAGGAGCCACTGCTGCTTCCTCTGCTACTGCCATTTCTGCTGTGGTCCCTGCCCCTGCTGCCATTGCTTCAGGTGCCATTCCCAAGACCAGTCCTAGAAAGAAGACAGCACAGGAGAAACCTATTCAGTGGGATGCCTCAAGAGGACCCCTGGGAAGAACCTTCCCACCATGGGGACAGAGACTCAAGTCAGCTCCTGTGGAACCAGCCACTTTCCCCCCAATCTCCGGGGTTGCCCTCCTAGGGAAGGGCAGTAAATGCTCACTGCCTTCGGGGCCCAAAGAGTGCAAGCCCTTCTGCACTGGGAAGAAATCCCTGGCAAAGAAGACAAAGGAATCCCAGCCAGGAGCCAAAGAAGATGATGACTCCACCAGagattctggcctgcaggctcaAGTGAGTAGAGCACCCTCTGTCCTCTCTCACCCCACCCATTCCCTCCCCAGCACAGACCGTTGCCCTGCTCCCTCTGCCACTACCTTAGCCTCGGGGTAGTCAGTGGACAATTGCCCTGATTAGGATGTCTGGTGTGGGGTCCTGGTCataaggaagggtggatatgaggGAGCCTCAGTTAGGTGTTGGCGACTGTTCCCTCCCTGTGCATCTCCTCTCTCTAGCCAGGCAGGGTGGGAAGCGGGCCTGGATACAGTCTGGGTGATTTGGATCCAGAGAGCCCTTCCAGTGTGGGCTGCACAGCTTGGCTGTAGTCAGATCCAAGGGCCTCCTGATCCTCCCTCCTGGCTCTTCCCCAAGGAAGCCAGGCCAGGATCTGAGCCTTTTCAGTGCTTGGGGGCTCCATTCCTGCCTCTTGCCCTGAggctgaaggaggaagagaaggtgcTGATGGGATGAGCCTCACAAGCCTCCATTTTTTTCTCCCACTTGCCCCTCAGCCCCTCCATGACATGTACTCACCGAGAAATTTTTGTGTCAGTTTCCAACACACAGGGCAGAGCAACCCTGCATGTTCATGCATCGTGGAGAAATGAGCAGTGGAGACCCCAACCTTCGAGCACCCCAAGTTCCAGGAAGCTCTCAGGACTTGAGGCAGAGAAGTGTCCGTCTCagagctcctgcctctgctggtgaGTCTTTGGGGTTTGAGAGCAGCGGGTGagcaggggaggatggggaaaggaaggaaacctTAGGCTCTGGCCCTTTTGGTGATTGTAGCCTTGTTTCTTGGGCTTCAGTCCAAAGGAGACTGAGTGTGGGCAGGGCTGGCCTCAGGCCACATTGTGAAACAAGTTGGCCTGTGGGATGCATGACTCTAAAGGGTGGGACAACTCTAACTGCAGAAGCTTACTTTTAGGGCACCAGAGTTCTTGCTGGTGAACCCTGCTTAGGTACTGTGTTCCTTCCTGAATGAAACTGTGGGTGGTAGTCCTGAGAACATTGGCTCAGGGCCACAGACTTAGGGGCTCCCAGCACCTTTATGCTGTCTCTAGGCTGGAGTGAAGAAGAATAGCCTGGGCAGAGTTGAGGTACAATTGCTTCCAGCAGAGGCTGTTGCTATCCCATTTTAGTACCCACCAGTCCCTACACAATCACAAGCCTAGAGGTCTCATCCCATCTAAATTTTTGTGTctcatgtgactgtgtgtgtgcgtgttttcaGGTGACCAGGAACCACCCCTACGTCTCCCACTCACAATGGGAGAGAGGCAATATCaaacaccaggagcacaggcttGCCAACAGGTAAGAAAGACTTTCTCACCTCAGAAATGCCAGCCCCAGATAGCCCTGAGCTGACAGTTCACATTCTGTGCCAACGCCTGTCCCACACTCCACAGAAAGAGGACACCTCCTTCATGTTTGAGGTTCTTTGCCAGTCTCCTCACAGGACTGTGGCCAGAGAGAGGTGTAAACACTAGGAAGACGTCTGAATGGAGCAGACAGAAGGCCAGGACATTGAATGctaatctttctctctttttctcccatctGCTGGGCTAGTGCCTGATGTTACAGAAGGAAATAGAGGAACTCAAGGAACAACTAGGTATGACCGAGCCAGGGCAGGGAAGCAATGGGGAGAGGGCCGGAGGGAGAACTCAGTGTTTGGGTGCAGGTGATTGGGGTGGGCTGAGGGGCGGTTCTCTGGTGGGAGGTGACCTCAAGCAGGCCAGACTGGGGGCCTCTGTGCATTGACTGCAGGGACTTGCACCCAGAGCCAGTGCTCTCTCGTGTGCGGTGCAGATGAGTCCCCCAGCTTCCCTTCTCTCTGGGCATTTAGACAGTCCCGCTGTAGTTTCCCTTGAGGTCCTGGCGGGTGTGGCTTGTGAAGTGTTTGTTGTCACATGTTTGCTTGTTTCACAAGTAGGGCTGGCAGTGCTGTGGCCCAGCGTTTGAGGACTGCCTGTCCTTGCTGTTCTCCTGTAGAAAAAAACGCTCCCACATAGAGCTCGGTGATGGGTGGGGGAGTCTGTCCCCAGGCTGCTTGCATGGTggctggagggcagtgaggtggcTGGCTGGAAGTTCCTGGGGCACAGAGAAGGGGTCAGGCGGGTCCGTTCCTGTGTGTCTGGGTCTGGAATACCCATTTGAACCTGTGTTTCAGCCTTCATGCAGGCCCTCAATGAAAAGTTCGAGGCTCTTTGAAGGGAATGTTCTGCTGTGCACAGGATCTTTGAAGTGAGTGTTCTGCCTCCCACTGCCCTTCCcacattcctggctgctcaggaaGCCAGGGCTGGCCTGACTGTGCTCTGCCTCACAGGTTGAACCCAGCGCCCCTGCAGAAGAGGCCAGGCTACTACCCGTGGATCCTGCTCCCTTCCAGTCACTCTGCAGCAGTGGATCTCAGACTTCCTcctgctgcgaccctttaatgcatgcagttcctcatgttgtggtaccCCAGCTGTACTAATTATTTCGTGGCCACTTCATACCTGTAAATTGGTTACTGCtatgaattttaaatgaattttaatgtCAGTATCCCACAAGTTGAGGACCTCTGCTCTCCAGCCAGAGCAGACTTTGTGCCCCCTTTTGTCCCCGCCTATCCTCGGCAACAGCTGTTGCACATTAAGTCATTTTGTCCTATGTTCTCTTTTGGTGGGGGATGAGGTACAGCAACAGGGTGGAAACTGTTCCTTCCCACCCCTCTAAGAATACCAGTCCTCATTTACACTCCACTCTATCTCCCCTAATACAGTTCTCATGCATGAggttttcaaaactgaaataaagaattTTGTGGATAAAAAGAACAGTAGTCCTGCATGGGATGTGGTCTctcttctgagaaaccaccatgtaGCCAAGCTTAGCCAGGTGCGCTGGGGCCAGGGCTGACAAGGCCAgcattctccccccacccccagaaaagaACCCCGGCCCTGCCCTGACTACTGCCATCTCTGGGACAGTCTCAGGAAACCCGTTTTGCCTCCTGTCGCCTACATTCAGCAgtgctttctcctttcctgtttttttcccaTCCCTGTCTCTGACCTTTTAGATGATTCTATCCTGGAAGGCATGGCACTGATGGAGTAGTGGCCTAGGATTTGCACTTCATCCTGGGGTCCCTGCAAACCCATCCTTTGGAATGAGTTGCCAAGTCCCCTGATTGTCCCCTGGACCTTTTCAGTAGAGGGGTGGAGGCAAGTTCACAGGCTTGTGGTTGGTAGAGTAAGAGAAGCTCCACACAGTGTGCACACGGGCTATAAGGAGCACAGAGAGCACCTTTTGGCTCAGCGTTGGTGGTGACAAAATGAGTCTTTAGTGGTTCTGTGGCCAACAGAGGTGATGTCCCATGGCAGTTTAAGCGCCAGATCTCCACACCGTCCGGGTCCTGGCAGGTGATCTCATCCAGCTCCCATTAGAAAAGTCCTGGTTTTAAAGAGTTTGGGGTATTTGTATTGTGAGAGAGTTCAGGAGAcggagggagggatgggaagggagagagaaacataTACTGGGGGgtgtggaagagagaaagaggctcCTGTGCCATGGCacgtgtgtggtggtcagagtaCAACTacctgggagttggttctctcagTCTACCTTATTTAAAGGAAGATGTGTCTGATTTCTGCTCATGCTCTGGACAGCTGTCTAACAGGCCTTGGAACTTCTAGATTCTTCTTGTCTCTCCAATCCTACGGTAGGAAACCTGGGTTATAGATGGGTATCATCGGGACcagaagtttaaaatatttatttatttattggtgggttaatctttgagacaaggtttctctgtgtaacaaccatAGCCATCCTGgacctctctctgtagaccaggctgtcattgaactcacagagatccacctgcctctgcttcccaagtgctgggattaaagacatgcaccacaacCACCTGGGAAAGATTTAGTTTGAATTGTGTGTTTCTGGACACGCATGCTCGCgcgtgcatgcgcacatgcaGTTGTGTGTAGGTGTTTACACATCAGTGCAGGTTCCATTGGAGACCTGTCTTGTTTTATTCCCTGAAACCAAACTGATCAAAGtgatgtgagctgcctgacatgggtgctgggaactgaactcatatCCAGAAGAGCTGCACACTGCACTTACctcccgagccatctctctagcactggCACACAGATTTTCTGTGGGCTCCAAGGAGGGGGCTAGGTTTTCAGGTTTGAACCATCTTGAGATGTGTGCATTTGATGATTAAGATAATGCATCTACACATGCATGGAAGGTCTCCCACAGGTGCCTCCTGCACACATGGCACTGACGTTTCCAAACGTGGTATTTGTTTGTTCCGGGTCCATCTTCCCTACCTCCTCTTGGGCTCCACATTCTGATGCTGCCCTCAGAGACAGACTGGATGGCTTCCAGCCTTGAGCCCGGACCAAGTGCCAGGCAAGATCTGAGACTTTGGGATGGGTTctgccagcttgcattcctgaGATTCAGGGCTTTCCACGTTTGATGTAGGGTGCTGGCAAGGAGGAAACATCTGGGCCCGTGGACTCTGCCCCATGCTCTGGCCGTGTGCCCTTGTGAATGTGTGAATGGAGTGTGCTTGCCCTTGGCGTGGGAAGCTCTGACTCAGCGAGTGGAAGCAGGAGGTGACACCGGAGCCTGTGAGGGATCCAGAGCACACAAGACAAGGTGGTTTGTTAGTCTTAAACCACAGCAGGCTATGGTGTGTTAGGAAGTAAAAGTCACAAAAGGACACTGTGATTAGGGCCACAAAAGGCTGGAATTGCCAAAGTAGGTTCTGGATTCTACCATGAGGGGTGCTCTCAAAAGTCCTGtcctgagggactggagagatggctcagcagctaagagcactggctgcttttgcagaggacctggatttgattgcCAGCACAGATACCCAGCTAGTAACCATTTGACACTGCAGGCCCAGGGGATCAGAGgtcctcttcttcttctggcttccttgggcactaGGCACAAACATGGTCCATAGACACAATGCAGACATTTATTGATttagaataaattaaaatcaatttaaaataaactcatACATTTAAAGTAAGAGTTTCAAGGTCTGTCTTGGGCAGGACATGAAGTGCAAGCGGTGTTCCTCAGATTAGCTGGTTCACGCCTGCCTGTGGAGCAGGAGCTCATCTGGGACCTGCAATACCGTAAGCTCAAGGAGCGCCAGGTAGTAGCAGTGCAGGGTCCCTGCAAACTGGAAGAGTCAGCTGCCTGTGGAGTTGGGGCACGCCTGGCAACACCCCTTCCCACGGTCTCCGGGGGTCCCTCTGAGCCACACAGGATGAGCTCAGGGAGACAGCACATCATCCACGTGGGAGGACAGTGACCTGAGAGCCTGAAGGGACAGTGGGGAACACCCCGGTCGGAGCCCCTCTCTGAGAAGATGGTCTCATTCCTCAGGCTGGGGCTCTCATCCCGAGTCTCGTGGCTACTTCTGGCAAGGGTGAGAGCTGAGTGCAGTGTGACAGACTCGCAGCTGGGCTCTGGCAGCTTGCACGTGGAAGCCAGACCTGGCTGTGGTGAATTCCAGCACCAGGCACTGTTCGTGCAGGCTCGGGGCCATTGTCATCAGTACAGCTGCATGCTGAAGCCATGGCAGGACACCAACAGCTCTGTGAGAATGACTCGGCCAGCCCTGGCCTGCCCGCTGAGCACACAGCCTCTCGCATCTTCATTCAGACCTACTGCTTCCCAATACTGTTGCTGTGGTCCGCTGACCCTGCTGCCTCTAGAGGAGCAAGCACAGGTTCCCAGGCTCAGGTCTGAAGAGTAAATCTGGACCCcattgggaaggaggaaggaggatgcttcccttccttcctttccccacccTTTCTCAGTCTGCCCCCACCTAGAAGAGGGGTACCCTGGAGAGCACCCAGGCTCTGTCCTTCTGCTATTCATTCAGCTCAGGGAGAACCTACAGGGTGGCTGAGCTGTGTTTCTTCCTTGATGCTCTGGCACTCGGGGGCCCCTACAACCTCCCACCAGGACTGGGAACCAGGACTCCCTTGAGTTCCTTTACAAACATGGCCTGGAACTTTGGTGGCAAATAGATGGTCCCCTTCTCAAGGCCCATGTAACAACCCAGAGCAGCCAGGGACCCCCAGCCCGGCAGCCACAGTCAGCTGTGCAGACGCCCAGTGCTCTGCATTCGTGGCTGTGGGGTGACAGCCATAGGGTCCACGTTTCCACATCATCCATTTCCTCCAAAGGTGAAGCAAGAACTCCTGTTGACCATCTGTGTCCATGTGCCCTTGGATGTTGTGACCACCTGTGCCCCTGTGCCCTTGGATGTTGTAACTACCTGTGTCCCTGTGCCCTTGGATGTTGTGACCACCTGTGCCCCTGTGCCCTTGGATGTTATGACCACTTGTGCCCCTGTGCCCTTGGATGTTGTGACCACCTGTGTGCGTGTGCCCTTGGATGTTGTGACCACCTGTGTCCCTGTGCCCTTCAATGctgtgtcctcctgtgtccatgtgCCCCTGTGCCCTTGGATGTCTTGACCACCTGTGTTCATGTGCCCTTGGATGTTGTGACCACCTGTGTCCCTGTGCCCTCGATGctgtgtcctcctgtgtccatgtgCTCTTGGATGTTGTGaccacctgtgtgcatgtgcccttgGATGTTTTGACCACCTGTGTCCATGTGCCCTTGGATGT includes:
- the LOC142841072 gene encoding uncharacterized protein CXorf49 homolog, which gives rise to MRRAVGGGNARSLALFQTRRVAPVAVAVPFAAEGSPPIMQRAGGRVPSDGACWAANMSSPDDMSVRGGGFGPESGEHMEGRRFSHGFLRGHGFGSDERLFRSREDKMCFPVSKTFQYDSWLDSDEMEGRSVIWGCEGRPGTPVDERGDNLDFAPQLTVEGTSFGQYVANREAWGVRRHPSPRSCASDPFGIWGDTDTGTSRRGLRPPTSLEGKQLSASQLHSRGVGRGRAWVTPRRSAKSRIIASEDIRYPSSDPESSDEASETQMMRVTICLKEGGQGKSSGLTELEDTGRHTTVHGRESFFHVPPSVLSSATRTLSSSMEKQASGELEGSLSKKKQSVVWGKEGSRHSIPGATAASSATAISAVVPAPAAIASGAIPKTSPRKKTAQEKPIQWDASRGPLGRTFPPWGQRLKSAPVEPATFPPISGVALLGKGSKCSLPSGPKECKPFCTGKKSLAKKTKESQPGAKEDDDSTRDSGLQAQFPTHRAEQPCMFMHRGEMSSGDPNLRAPQVPGSSQDLRQRSVRLRAPASAGDQEPPLRLPLTMGERQYQTPGAQACQQCLMLQKEIEELKEQLAFMQALNEKFEAL